From a single Deltaproteobacteria bacterium genomic region:
- the selD gene encoding selenide, water dikinase SelD, with the protein MGPGDLQEILADLPLETDPNLLVGRETSDDAGVYKIRDDLALIQTLDFFTPIVNDPYRFGQIAAVNALSDIYAMGGRPLTAMNIVCFPKKTLDKSVLKEILKGGLEKIHEAGALLVGGHSVDDVELKYGLSVTGIVHPDKVMANAGARPGDRLILTKPIGTGIIATALKGKFASREAEEAMIAVMIELNRKGAEALQEVGAHGCTDITGFGLLGHALEMAQASKCAMTVYASKVPIIPYALEYAQMGMVPAGTHANRNFCHHSLKTDPAIPDYLLDILSDAQTSGGLLIAVASDRASSLLEKLKERGVAESALIGEITEQDPGTISVLP; encoded by the coding sequence CGACGATGCCGGGGTCTATAAAATACGGGACGACCTGGCCCTGATCCAGACCCTCGATTTTTTTACCCCCATTGTCAACGACCCTTACCGGTTCGGGCAGATCGCTGCCGTCAATGCCTTGAGCGACATCTATGCCATGGGAGGCCGGCCTTTAACGGCCATGAATATTGTTTGTTTTCCCAAGAAGACCCTGGATAAATCGGTTTTAAAAGAGATTCTAAAAGGGGGGCTGGAAAAAATCCATGAAGCCGGGGCCCTGCTGGTGGGCGGCCACAGTGTGGACGATGTGGAATTAAAATACGGCCTTTCGGTAACCGGAATCGTTCATCCCGACAAAGTAATGGCCAATGCCGGGGCCCGGCCCGGGGATCGACTGATCCTGACCAAACCCATCGGAACCGGTATCATCGCCACGGCCTTGAAAGGAAAATTTGCCTCCCGGGAAGCGGAAGAGGCTATGATAGCCGTCATGATCGAACTCAACAGGAAGGGGGCCGAGGCCCTGCAGGAAGTAGGGGCCCATGGCTGCACCGACATCACCGGTTTCGGACTTCTCGGCCATGCCCTGGAGATGGCCCAGGCCAGCAAGTGCGCCATGACTGTTTATGCCTCTAAAGTTCCGATCATTCCCTATGCCCTGGAATATGCCCAAATGGGCATGGTGCCGGCCGGGACCCACGCCAATAGAAATTTTTGTCACCATTCCCTGAAGACGGACCCTGCTATTCCCGATTATCTGCTGGATATCCTCTCCGATGCCCAGACCTCCGGAGGGCTGCTGATCGCCGTGGCCTCCGATCGCGCTTCTTCCCTCCTGGAGAAACTGAAGGAAAGGGGGGTGGCCGAATCTGCTCTGATCGGAGAAATAACCGAACAGGACCCGGGAACCATATC